A window of the Chrysemys picta bellii isolate R12L10 chromosome 24, ASM1138683v2, whole genome shotgun sequence genome harbors these coding sequences:
- the LOC135977332 gene encoding maestro heat-like repeat-containing protein family member 1, which produces MTPALEPELETHLLRAALHAVFTLGMEKDTTQVQDLPRVLPDLLDAMLGNLLAESPDTDRLQYILEHINYWIVSRVPRERARAVKSSTALLRFTITLPEFDISDV; this is translated from the exons atgacacctgccctggagccagagctggagacccacctcctccgagctgccctgcacgccgtcttcaccctgggcatggagaaggacaccacccaagtgcag gatctgcctagggtcttgccagacctcctggacgccatgctggggaacctgctggcagagtccccagacaccgacaggctccagtacatcttggag cacattaactactggatcgtgtccagggtgccgcgagagagagccagggccgttaagagcagcacggccctgctcagattcaccatcaccctccctgagtttgacataagtgacgtCTGA
- the LOC135977317 gene encoding fibrinogen-like protein 1-like protein isoform X1 gives MGFQSSSLLLLSALSMMALLCVAPVQGNGALAHKKVERGFPKDCSNIPRDSPSGVHVLQPAGSPPRVVWCDMDTEGKGWTVVQRNSHNTEITWKESWSTYKYGFGNVQQDYWLGNEYLSLLTRQNIYKVRFVVEDKSNNTRYAEYDIFSVEDELSGYPLRMGRYSGDGEDYLTTYHSGLGSIHDNMKFSTTDKDQDQASGNCASSYGGWWYDKCQNVLLNGKGYIYWAGFCKSGECRSSLILVKPTDVCWVQQEEPILLGSRHR, from the exons ggttccagtccagctctctcctgcttctgtctgcgctgtccatgatggcgctcctttgcgtagcccccgtgcagggcaacggggccctggcccacaagaaggtcgagaggg ggttccccaaagactgcagcaacattcccagggacagccccagcggggtccatgtcctccagccggcaggctctccccctcgagtggtgtggtgtgacatggacaccgaaggcaaaggctggaccgttgtccagagaaattctcacaacacagagatcacctggaaggagtcctggagcacctacaagtacggctttgggaacgtgcagcaggattactggctgggcaacgagtacctgtccctgctcacgcggcagaacatctacaaggtccgctttgtggtggaggacaaatccaacaacacccgctacgcagagtacgacatcttcagtgtcgaggatgagctgagcgggtacccgctgaggatgggcaggtactctggggacggcgaggactatctcaccacctaccactccggcctggggagcatacacgacaacatgaagttcagcacgactgacaaggatcaggaccaggccagtgggaattgcgcaagtagctatggaggctggtggtacgacaagtgtcagaacgtcctgctcaatgggaaaggctacatctactgggcagggttctgtaagagtggggagtgcaggtcttccctcatcctggttaagccaacagacgtgtgctgggtccagcaggaggagcccatcctccttgggagccggcaccgctga
- the LOC135977317 gene encoding fibrinogen-like protein 1-like protein isoform X2, producing MMALLCVAPVQGNGALAHKKVERGFPKDCSNIPRDSPSGVHVLQPAGSPPRVVWCDMDTEGKGWTVVQRNSHNTEITWKESWSTYKYGFGNVQQDYWLGNEYLSLLTRQNIYKVRFVVEDKSNNTRYAEYDIFSVEDELSGYPLRMGRYSGDGEDYLTTYHSGLGSIHDNMKFSTTDKDQDQASGNCASSYGGWWYDKCQNVLLNGKGYIYWAGFCKSGECRSSLILVKPTDVCWVQQEEPILLGSRHR from the exons atgatggcgctcctttgcgtagcccccgtgcagggcaacggggccctggcccacaagaaggtcgagaggg ggttccccaaagactgcagcaacattcccagggacagccccagcggggtccatgtcctccagccggcaggctctccccctcgagtggtgtggtgtgacatggacaccgaaggcaaaggctggaccgttgtccagagaaattctcacaacacagagatcacctggaaggagtcctggagcacctacaagtacggctttgggaacgtgcagcaggattactggctgggcaacgagtacctgtccctgctcacgcggcagaacatctacaaggtccgctttgtggtggaggacaaatccaacaacacccgctacgcagagtacgacatcttcagtgtcgaggatgagctgagcgggtacccgctgaggatgggcaggtactctggggacggcgaggactatctcaccacctaccactccggcctggggagcatacacgacaacatgaagttcagcacgactgacaaggatcaggaccaggccagtgggaattgcgcaagtagctatggaggctggtggtacgacaagtgtcagaacgtcctgctcaatgggaaaggctacatctactgggcagggttctgtaagagtggggagtgcaggtcttccctcatcctggttaagccaacagacgtgtgctgggtccagcaggaggagcccatcctccttgggagccggcaccgctga